TCCCGATTCCTCACAAATGAGTTCTAAGTATACCGTGCCTCCATTGGGAGAATATTTGATAGCGTTAGTTAGTAAATTAGACAAAATATGCTGTAGTAGGCGTTGATCTATTATGGCAACGATAACACCATCAGAAACAAATTTTAGTCGGTGCTTACCATTAGCACTTAATTGCATTCTTTCTACGAAATGATAGCAAAATTCTGATAAATTAAGTGGTGCTGGATTAAACTGTAATTGGTCAGCTTCCGCTCGACCGACGATGAGTATATCCTCGATCATTTGGTTCATATTTTGGATAGCTGAATGAATTAAACGCAGACATTTGGCTTTGCTTTCTTCATCCCAGTGCGTGCGGTTAAATTCGAGCAATTTCGTAGAAGCTACTAAGGCAGTTAACGGATTGCGTAACTCGTGAGCTGCCATTGCAACATATTTGCTTTGGCGAAGCACTTGTTGTTGTGCGATTTGCCGGAGTTCTTCTGAGCTTTCCAAAGCTTGACGCATTTTTGTTTCCAATTCATATCGGTGCAGCGCTATTTCTATAGTTGCGTGCATATCTTTCTGTTGGAAAGGTTTCAGAATATACCCAAACGGGTCTGTTAATTTAGCTCTGTTTAATGTTTCTTCATCGGCATAAGCTGTTAAGAAGACTATCGGAATATGATAGTTATTCCTAATCTTTTCAGCAGCAGTTATGCCGTCCATATTTCCTTCTAACACAATGTCCATTAAAACTAGATCGGGTTGTGTTTCTTCTGCTTTTAGAATGGCTTCTTCTCCAGTAGTGGCAATTGCCGTTACTGTGTAACCCAGCTTTCTCAATCTTCCTGCTACATCTTCTGCTACAATAATTTCATCTTCTACTACCATAATTTTTTGATTAGCCATTTTCTTAAAACCTCCGGCGGTAATTTAATTTAGAAAAAGTAATTGTAAATTGCGTACCGTTATGGCGATCGACTTCCAGAACACCCTTAAGCTGACGTGTCAGTATACGGACTAATCGCAAACCCAGTGTTTCTGCGGTTTCTATATCGAAGTCAGGCGGTAAACCAACGCCGTTATCACCAATTTTTAAGTGAAATTGGTGAGAATTAGCTTGGCTAAATATAATACTAATTTGACCTTGATTTCCTTTGGGAAAAGCATATTTGAGCGAATTAGAAACCAGTTCATTTATAATTAAACCACAGGGTATGGCTGTTTCTATATTGAGAAAAATTTTGCCTACTTGAAGGTTGAGATGGATGCTATTACGGGTGCAACCAAAAGACTGAAACAAATTAGCAGCTAGGTTTTCAATATATTCCGCGAAGTTAATGAGATCTAAATGCTCGGATTGATATAATTGCTCGTGAATAAGTGCCATTGAATGGATGCGGTGCTGGCTTTCGCGAAATAGAGCGCTCGTCTGATCGTCGTTGACAGATTGGGATTGCAGTTCTAGCAAACTGGAAATTACCTGCATATTGTTTTTGACGCGATGGTGAATTTCCTTGAGCAGAGTTTCTTTTTCCTGCAAAGAAGCTTTGATTTGTGCTTCTGCTTGCTTGCGATCGCTGATATCTTCCACAACCAGAATAAAATACTTCGGCTCACCCGTATTACCGCGCAAAAGCGATACGGTCATATTCACCCAAACCGCTAAACCATCTTTACGAATGTAGCGTTTCTCCATCGAGTAATTGTGAATTTCACCTGTCGATATCTGGCGGTAGTATGCTAAGTTTGTTGTTAAGTCATCGGGGTGGGTTATCTGTGGGAAAGTCTTTTGTTGCAGTTCTGCTACTGTGTAACCTACAATATCGACAAACTTTTGATTGGCTAGAAAAAACTGACCGGATAGCAACACCTGTGCGATCCCGACCGCCGCTCGATCGAAAATGCTCCGAAAGCGCTCCTCGCTCTCTCGCAAAGCTGCTTCTACCCGCAAACGCTCTGCAATTTCCTGGCGCAGTAGTGCGTTCGCAATCTTTAATTCAGATGTGCGCTCTTCAACTCTAATTTCTAGCTCTTGTTTAGCTTGTTGCAGTACAGAAATAGCTTGTTTGCGTTCGCTGATATTTTGCGAAACAACCATACCAGCGAAGATTTCTCCCTTTTCATTTCTAACTGGCAAAGCCGTCATCGAGTAGATTTGGTCAGCGTATGATAATTCAAAAGTGTTTTGCTCTCCAGCCAGCGCTGCCCGATATTTTGGCTCCAATATTTCCCGGTTTTTTGGCGAAACTGCCTCCCATAAAGTTTGGCCTTCTAAATTTTCTTTAGACAAACCGGCAGCTACCAATTCTTGACCGTCAGCAATGGTGTAGCGAAAATCGCGATCGAATAAAATTACGGCTCCATTAGGGAAATTTTCCACTAAAGTGCGGTAAAGTTTTTCACTTCTTTTAAGCGCGTCTTCTGCCTGCTTTTTCTCCGTGATGTTGCGAACAATACTAATCACTTCTTGTTCTAAAAACGGTAACAGCCTAGTTTCATACCATTGTTCTCCATTTGCCATCGATAAAGAAAATTCTAAAATGACTAACTCGCCAGTTTGAAGAACTTGGTGAATGGCAGAGCAAATTCGATCGCTCACATTTGGGGGCAGCACTTCTGACACTTTTTTGCTAATAAATTGTGTCGGCGGCACATATAAATCTTGCTTTTGTCCCGCATGGTAATCGAGATAAGTTCCATCAGCGTCTACACGAAAGTACAAATCCGGTAAAACCTGAAAAATAGCTTCCATCTCGGAAGTTTTGCGTCGCAATTTCTCTTCTGCCAGTTTTTGTTCGCTAATATTGTGACTGACTGTAGCTAAGCCGATCGTTTCTTTTGTCTGCGGATCTTCGATCGCAAATCCATGCACCCGCATCGGAATCAACTCGCCAGTTTGAAAATGCCCAAATCCCAATTCCCCTTCCCATCGACCTGCCTGCCGTATACTGGGCAACACTTCCTGTAACCAAAACTCTCGGTCTTGCGGATGAACAAAGTCCAGCAGGCATTTGCTGGAAACTGCATCTACCGCTGCGAGTCCGATCGGCTGACAACCGGCCTGATTTACGTAAAGCAATTGGCCATTTAGCGCTGCGATCGCAATAAAGTCGTAGCTGTTTTCTACCAAAGCGGCTAACTTTTCCCGTTCTTGGGCTGCTTGCTTGCGAGCGGTAATATCTATAACAGTGCCGAGAGTTTGTGCGGGGGAACCGTCAGGATTTCTAGAAAAAACAGTGTCCCGACTCATAAACCAGCGCCATTCACCGTTAGCGTGTCTGAGGCGATACTCAGTTTCACTCGCTTCTCCATCCTTGAGTGCGGGAAACGATGCGACTAATTTAGATATTCTGGCCCAATCTTCAGGGTGCATAATAGTTCGGAACAGAGCGCTTCCTAACTTTTGAATTTCCTCTGGCGTGTAACCGAGAATTGTACTAGCTTGTTGATTGACGTAAATATTGCGGTTTTCGTTCAGATCGTAAATATAAATCAAACCCGGAACTGCTTCTGCAATCCGGTGAATGAAACGCTGACTTTTCTGTAATGCTTCTTCTGCTTGTTTGCGAACGGTGATATCTTGGGCAACTCCGACAATTTGCTTGACAATACCCCGATCGGTGCGATTAAATACGGTCTCTCGACTTTGAAACCACCGCCAATCACCGTTGGCGTGGCGCAAACGATACTCGATTTCCAAAATCTCCCCATCCTCAGCTTGAGCGATTCGTTTTTGAGATTGTTCTACGAGTTGTTCTAAATCATCCGGATGCAGCAGATGAGAAATCAGGTTTGTTTTCATTGGCTCGATTTGCTCTGGCGTATAATCCAGGAACTCGGCAACAGCGCTATTTACATAGACGTTGCGCTGTTCGATGCGATCGTACAGGTACAAAATACCGGGAGTGGCGTCAGCAATGCGTTGGATAAACTGTTCGCGCTCTTGCAGATCCGAAGACGATCGCACCCCTTCGGTAATATCGATGCCAACAGCTATTATATATTCAACTTCTTTACACTTATTTAAAATCGGCGTATTCGACCAGGCAATCAGTCGGCGAGAACCATCTTTCGCCACCCAGTAGTTTTCGCAATAATTCGGAGAACTATCAGCAGTAATTCTGCCACAGACAGCTTTAACTCGCTCTCTTTCTTCTGGCAGTAAGAACAGATTGTGGACTTGTTTACCTCGGACTTCCCGAAACGAGTAACCCGTAGTTCTCTCACAAGCCCGGTTAAAGCGGACAATGCACTTGTGGCGATCGAGAACTACAATCAAAGCGGCGGAAGTGTTCAGCAAAGCCGACATGAATTTGCGCTCTTGTCTCAGCCCTGCTACAAGCCGTTTTTGGCCATCGAGTTGCCTTTGCAAAGCTGCATTCGCTCTCCTTAGCTCGAATGTTTTTTCTGCTACTTGTCTTTCTAATTCTTCAGTCAGATGGCGCAGTCGAGCCTCTGCTTGGCGAGCAAGTTCTGTCTGCACGTGTAATTGCTCTTTTAGTTGTTGTAGTTCAGATGTTTGCTCAACATCTGCTGCTGCTAATTCTTCCATAATTATTATTTGTTGTCGCGATAAATAGGTTAGGTTCGTTACCGCGTTCCTCAATTAAATAAATCTTAGCTAACCGAGCGCAGTATTTGCGATCGCAAGTTCATCCTAAGTAATACCAAATCCGGGTCTGCTACGGCCTTTTTTAACCTCTATCTTCTTCTGCTACTCCCCCAATCCCCCGCTCTGCCGCTCTGCCGCTCTCAAACTGTCCTCAATAATAACGGGGCTAATCGTAGCGTATTTGGTATAATTTCCCTTTTTTCTCTAGGCTTAGCAATATCAAACTTACCCTTCAGCCCGCAGGTGGCCTAAAAAATGTAGCCCCATAAAAAGGGCGGTAGTTGTACCAGTAACATTTATTTCTCCCCTATAAACTTTTTCCATAACTTCAGAAATGGGAACCAATTCAACTTCAATATCTTCTGTAATATCCAGATTACGCTTACCAGAGTACGTAACATTTTCAGTCAGAAACAGATGAATTTTATTCGTATCCTTAATCGGATTATCGTATAGCGTTGCTAGCTTAATCATTCGATCGGCAACATAACCCGTCTCTTCTTGGAGTTCCCGACGTGCGGCAGTTTCCGCACTTTCTGTTTCCGGATCGAACCCCCCAGCGGGAAGTTCTAACATAATTTCATTAGTCGCGTGTCTGTATTGACGAACAAAAACAACTTCTCGGTTTGGGGTGACAGGAAATACTAAGGCTATATCCGGTCTAACGATGATAAAAAAATCATCAATAACTTTACCGTTAGGCAATTCTATTTCATCTTGCCTGATTGTTACCCATTTGTTGTTAAAAACAAATTGGGAATTAAGGGTTTTCCACTTTTCAATCATTGGTAATATGTCCTAGTGATTGGAAATTTTCAGCAATCATAATGGCAAAAAATTAATCATAGCTCATCAACGATGACTAATGACTAATACGTAACCATTCAGTAATACCATCGGCGATCGCATCTGCCATTTTCTGTTGTTCTTGCGGATTCATCACCAATTCAAACTCATTTGGATTGCTCATAAAACCGAGTTCTAACAATATTGAAGGTGCGGTTGCCGGACGAGTTAAGGCTAAATTATTCCAAAACACACCGTATTCAGGACGCCCCAACTTTTGCACTACATAATTTTGGATAAACATCGCCAAACTATGAGCTTGTGGATGATACCAAAAAGTGGAAAATCCCTTAGTATTTTCGGCATCACCATTATCTGGTAAAGAATTGTGGTGAATGGAAATAGCGATCGCAGGTTGCAACTTATCGATGATCGCCACCCGGTCTTGCAGCGACAGCTCGCGATCGTCCTCCCGCGTCATGTACACTGTAGCACCCTGCGCCACCAGTCGGTCTTTTATCAGCTTTGAGATCGTGAGATTGACATTTTTTTCCAAATAACCGTTTGGCCCCGCTGCGCCTGGTTCAGCACCGCCGTGACCCGGATCGAGAAGAATTTTAATCCCGGATAAACTCTTTTGAGATTCTTTTGTTCTATTGGGGGAATGTCGCAAAGTTAGCACCAAGTTGCTACTTTCATATCTCATCTGATAACCCCATTGTTGCTGGGATTTCAGATTAAAAGTATATTGCACTTGCGAGGGTGCTACTTGTTGCCAATCTAAGCGGGCAACAATTGGGTCATCATCAAAGCGAATGATATCGGTTTGAGCGGTAGTATTGTAGAGAGTAACAGCGAGAGTGCTAGAGCCCTGCTGTACGCTAACTGGCACCGGTACTTGCAGGGGAAAGATAACTTCTGTCGCACCGGGAACCTGACGGGTGCGAAGAGTGCGAATAATCGAAGTAGGCGGTGCAGCAGCTGGAATAATCCTGACTTCCTTATCTTCTATCCAACCACCATAATCCAGTCGCAACCATTTTCCTTCGCGACCGGTTACCGTTGCTTGCGTTCCTTTCGGCAAAGGCGTCAGACGAGAATAGTCAGTCCCTGCGCCAGTGCGAGTAATCGCAGAATCTACAATTACTTCTGCTATTTCTAACTGCGTTGGCGATAAAATTTCAATATTTCCCTGCGCCATCTGAGTGGTACTTTTGCCGTTGATTGAAAGTTGAAATTGAGGACGCCCCAATTTTCCAGCCGCGTTAGCTTTAGCACAACCTTGGTATTGACCGTTAAAAGAGCGAGGATTGGTTTGATATTGTCCGGTCAACGCGGCATAATTGGATGGCACTTCTGCCACTGGTGACTGAGGTACGAGAGGAATAGTTTGATTTCCCAATTTTACAGAGACGGTGGCGTTGGGAGGTGCGATCGCGCTAAAACAAATCAGTTCACCAGACAATTTAGCAACATCCACCCCCGGCTTGAGGGAATCTTTCCCAAACGCCAGACCCACCGGACGACTCGGTTGACTTGACACTCGCGTTACCCTAATCTGGCGTACCTGACCTCCATAGCGGAATGTAAAAATATTATTTCCCAGTCGCAGCGGCAAACTGGGCGCAAAATGTCCCGTCGGACTTCTTTGGATTACTTTGCCATTCACCAGCACACTTCCACCTGCTGGTGCTGTTCCTAGAAAAAAGATCCGGTCAGATGCGGTTTGGTAATTGGCCGGTGGAAAAGCCACATAAAGAGATTTTGCTGCCAAAGCTGGATACGATACCACAGTTGCTAATGCCACTAATCCTAATACTTTTCTCATTTTTTGTCAGTTGTCAGTTGTCAGTTGTCAGTTGTCAGTTGTCAGTTGTCAGTCGTCAGTCGTCAGTTGTCAGTTGTCAGTTGTCAGTTGTCAGTTGTCAGTCGTCAGTCGTCAGTTGTCAGTTGTCAGTTGCTAAAAAGCTTATTGCTAATTAGCATATCTGTGCTACTTGCTAACCCCTAATCCCTAACCCCTATATCAATCTCCAAAAATCTTTGTCGGCAGTCCGTCAATACTTTTTTGGTTTTTCTCTCGCCAATATGCAACTATGCCCTCTTTCCCCTTTTTTTCAGCCCAGTCTACAAGCGTTCTCCTTTCTTCCTTTAATTCATAAATAGGTACGCCAAATCCGCAAGATGTTTGTACCGATTCAATATCCAGCACAATAATTTGTCTTTCTCCCGGTGTCGGCTCAAATAGAGAGTAAAACTTATCCCATTCTTGATGTCTGGGGCCAATGACGCGCCCGCGTCCGTAAAGACGCAAAATTAAAGGCTTCTCGTCAAAGCTGCAAAACATAACAGTCATCCTGGCATTGTCCTCATTGCCAATATCGGGATAAGAATTTAAATGTGCTGCCGTCTCGTTACCGCTGCCAGTTAAATCGAGATAAGCTGCTGTTTTATTATCTATACAGCGAAACGTATCCCTCCCCTTTGGCGATAAGTTAATTCTGCCCGATTTTGGTGCAGTTGCCGTAAAGAAGATTTTTTGTTGTTCAATAAATCTGCGTAACTCTTCATTCAACTCTGAGTAGAACTTAGCCATTTACAAAATCCTCATCATCGCTGTCGTTGCTGCTAGCATCTGGGTGATGTTTGCTAGGGTATGGTAAAATTTTGATTCTGCGTACTTCATATTGCCCAGCCACCGATCGCATTTTCAGCAATTGCCAATACTTAATCTTCTTAGCAAACAAAAAAACAGTCAAACTAATTAGCGCTTCATACCGATTAAAAAATTCAGCAAGCAACCCCGTCAAGCCGATAAAATTTCGCTAACATGGAATGCAAGTTGCTAAGAGTGTGGCACAATTAACGGGGTGGGTTGCGAGAACGCACTAATTTTAAGCATATTATGACTAAGTTTGTCTTTGTGACCGGCGGGGTCGTCTCCAGTATTGGCAAGGGAATTGTCGCCGCCAGCTTGGGGCGGTTATTGAAATCGCGGGATTATTCTGTCTCGATTCTGAAACTTGACCCCTATATCAATGTCGATCCCGGAACGATGAGTCCCTACCAGCACGGGGAAGTATTTGTCACGGAAGATGGTGCCGAAACAGACCTGGACTTGGGACACTACGAGCGCTTCACGGATACGTCGATGTCTCGCCTCAACAGCGTCACGACGGGCTCGATTTACCAAGCAGTAATTAACAAAGAGCGCCGGGGCGACTATATGGGGGGTACGGTGCAGGTAATTCCCCACATCACCAACGAGATTAAAGAGCGGATACAAAGAGTAGCAAAAAATACAAATCCAGATGTAGTAATTACGGAGATAGGCGGCACTGTAGGGGATATTGAATCCTTACCTTTCATGGAAGCGATTCGGCAGCTCCGCAAGGATGTGGGACGGCAGAACGTGCTATACGTACACGTAACGCTGGTGCCTTGGATCGCTTCGGCAGGGGAGATGAAAACGAAGCCGACGCAGCATTCGGTGAAAGAATTGAGATCGATCGGGATTCAACCAGATATTTTAGTTTGTCGGTGCGATCGACCCCTGCCATCGGGAATCAAAGACAAACTCTCGGAATTCTGCGACGTGCCTGTGGAATGCGTTATTGCCGCTCAAGATGCCAACAGCATCTACGAAGTGCCCTTGATGATGGAACGGGAAGGACTGGCGCAGCAAGCACTAGAAATACTGCAACTGGAGCAACGCCAACCGGATCTGAGCCAGTGGCAAACCTTAGTAGAGCGCCTTTACAGCCCCACCAACCGCATCGAAATTGCGATCGTCGGTAAATACGTCAGATTGAGCGATGCTTACCTATCGATGATAGAAGCACTCCGTCACGGAGCGATCGCCCTGTCTCTCGACCTTAACCTCCGCTGGGTAAGCGCAGAAGACATCGAAGCCAACGGCGCAGAAAACTATTTAGAAGGCGTCAACGGTATAGTCGTACCGGGAGGTTTTGGCAGTCGCGGTGTGGATGGTAAGATTGCCGCAGTCAAATACGCCCGCGAAAACCACATACCCTTCTTGGGCTTGTGCTTGGGGATGCAGTGTTCCGTCGTGGAATGGGCGCGTCACATTGCCGGTTTACAAGATGCCAACAGCGCCGAGTTTGCCCCCAATACTGCAAATCCAGTCATTAACCTGCTGCCGGAACAGCAAGATGTAGTAGACTTGGGCGGCACCATGAGGCTGGGTTTGTATGCTTGCCGTTTGGCACCCAATACCTTAGCTTATCGCCTTTATCAGCAGGAAGTGATTTACGAACGCCATCGCCACCGCTACGAATTTAACAACGCCTATCGCAATCTGTTTCTGGAAAGCGGCTATGCCATCAGCGGCACTTCCCCCGATGGGCGCTTAGTGGAAATAATCGAACTTCCCAACCATCCCTTCTTCATTGCCACCCAATTTCACCCAGAGTTTCAATCTCGTCCCAGTACGCCGCATCCCCTGTTTAAAGGATTTATTCAGGCGGCATTAGCCAAGCTTTGGGATGGCAAAGAACCACCCTTAGCAGTAGCTTCTGCGGTAAAAGAGCAGGTTATCGCCAACCAAGAGCCCACCCCATCTCTGAATGCTTCCGTAATATCCTAGTCTGAGGCGGCAATTGCTTCCCTGAAGTATCTGCACGCTCAGGATCGGCGTGCAGCTCGTTCCCCATATTAATTGCGGGGGCTTCAGGGGAGCGGTACGACGCCCGGTATAGCGTCTGCTGCGATCGAAACTGCGGTGTAAGGAGAGCCTGTGGCCTATTGGATCAAAATTACTTACGAGAGGAAAGAATATGTAATCGATCTGGATCGAGTTTGTGCTTTTTCATATGAGCCCAACAGCAGGATTACCTTTTGGTTACCAGAAAGCGCTTTTCCGATCGTCATCAATCCCCAGGGGCACCCAGAAGCTCATCAAAAAGTCCTGACCTACATTCAAGCAACTACAGGGCAGAATTTTGAGTCTTATTGGGTCAAAATTCATTACGAGCGGAACGATTATTTAATCAACCTTAAGTGCATCAGTGCTTTTCAATGCGAACCGAACGGCAGAATAACTTTTTGGTTGCCAGATAACGCTATGCCAATTGTGATCCACCCGCAAACTAATCGAGAAGCGTATGAAAAAATTTTGAATTATATCAAACAGGTAACGGGATATTTATTACCCTAAAGCCAATTTGGCTGCACCCACCATTCCCGCTTGGTTGCCCAACTCTGCTGGCAAAAGCTGCAAACCGCTGCGGGAACTGGGGAGAACTCGACGCTCAATTTCTGCCATAGCTGCTGGGAAGAAAAATTCCGCACTCGCACTTATTCCCCCACCAATAACGATCGCTTCTGGCGTCAGAATGTAAATCAGACTAGCCAAACCAATACCGAGATCTCGTCCGTAACTTTCCCAGAATTCTAAAGCAAAGCGATCGCCTGCTAATGCCCGCTGACCCAGTTCCTCCGGTTCCAACCCCGTCCGGCGTCGAATTGCTTGTATAGATACGTGTTGTTCCAAGGAACCGCGATTGCCGCTATTGCATTCTGGGCCATCTGGGTACAAAGCGATCAACCCCAGTTCCCCAGCCGCACCTTGATGTCCGGTAAATAACTTGCCATCCAGGATAATCGCACCACCCACGCCAGTTCCCAAGGTGAGTAAGATCAGATTGGGAAAGCGACGACCCGCACCTAACCAAGCTTCCCCCAATCCCGCGCAATTAGCATCGTTGGCGATAATTGTCGGTAAACCCGTCTTTGCTTCTAACCAATCAGCTAGGGGTACATCTTTCCACCCAGACAAATTAATTGCTATTTTGGCAATCCGACCGGCGGCATCTGCTGGGCCAGGAGTGCCCAAGCCGATCGCTTTTGCCTGACTGCCACCGCAGGCAAGTATAGCATC
The sequence above is a segment of the Aerosakkonema funiforme FACHB-1375 genome. Coding sequences within it:
- a CDS encoding hybrid sensor histidine kinase/response regulator: MANQKIMVVEDEIIVAEDVAGRLRKLGYTVTAIATTGEEAILKAEETQPDLVLMDIVLEGNMDGITAAEKIRNNYHIPIVFLTAYADEETLNRAKLTDPFGYILKPFQQKDMHATIEIALHRYELETKMRQALESSEELRQIAQQQVLRQSKYVAMAAHELRNPLTALVASTKLLEFNRTHWDEESKAKCLRLIHSAIQNMNQMIEDILIVGRAEADQLQFNPAPLNLSEFCYHFVERMQLSANGKHRLKFVSDGVIVAIIDQRLLQHILSNLLTNAIKYSPNGGTVYLELICEESGVSAREEITNEQGILTTEKVVIFRVRDEGIGIPQKDLGKLFEAFHRCSNVGAIAGNGLGLTVVKKAVELHGGTIAVESEVGIGTTFTIKLPCKIKI
- a CDS encoding PAS domain S-box protein, encoding MEELAAADVEQTSELQQLKEQLHVQTELARQAEARLRHLTEELERQVAEKTFELRRANAALQRQLDGQKRLVAGLRQERKFMSALLNTSAALIVVLDRHKCIVRFNRACERTTGYSFREVRGKQVHNLFLLPEERERVKAVCGRITADSSPNYCENYWVAKDGSRRLIAWSNTPILNKCKEVEYIIAVGIDITEGVRSSSDLQEREQFIQRIADATPGILYLYDRIEQRNVYVNSAVAEFLDYTPEQIEPMKTNLISHLLHPDDLEQLVEQSQKRIAQAEDGEILEIEYRLRHANGDWRWFQSRETVFNRTDRGIVKQIVGVAQDITVRKQAEEALQKSQRFIHRIAEAVPGLIYIYDLNENRNIYVNQQASTILGYTPEEIQKLGSALFRTIMHPEDWARISKLVASFPALKDGEASETEYRLRHANGEWRWFMSRDTVFSRNPDGSPAQTLGTVIDITARKQAAQEREKLAALVENSYDFIAIAALNGQLLYVNQAGCQPIGLAAVDAVSSKCLLDFVHPQDREFWLQEVLPSIRQAGRWEGELGFGHFQTGELIPMRVHGFAIEDPQTKETIGLATVSHNISEQKLAEEKLRRKTSEMEAIFQVLPDLYFRVDADGTYLDYHAGQKQDLYVPPTQFISKKVSEVLPPNVSDRICSAIHQVLQTGELVILEFSLSMANGEQWYETRLLPFLEQEVISIVRNITEKKQAEDALKRSEKLYRTLVENFPNGAVILFDRDFRYTIADGQELVAAGLSKENLEGQTLWEAVSPKNREILEPKYRAALAGEQNTFELSYADQIYSMTALPVRNEKGEIFAGMVVSQNISERKQAISVLQQAKQELEIRVEERTSELKIANALLRQEIAERLRVEAALRESEERFRSIFDRAAVGIAQVLLSGQFFLANQKFVDIVGYTVAELQQKTFPQITHPDDLTTNLAYYRQISTGEIHNYSMEKRYIRKDGLAVWVNMTVSLLRGNTGEPKYFILVVEDISDRKQAEAQIKASLQEKETLLKEIHHRVKNNMQVISSLLELQSQSVNDDQTSALFRESQHRIHSMALIHEQLYQSEHLDLINFAEYIENLAANLFQSFGCTRNSIHLNLQVGKIFLNIETAIPCGLIINELVSNSLKYAFPKGNQGQISIIFSQANSHQFHLKIGDNGVGLPPDFDIETAETLGLRLVRILTRQLKGVLEVDRHNGTQFTITFSKLNYRRRF
- a CDS encoding NUDIX hydrolase translates to MIEKWKTLNSQFVFNNKWVTIRQDEIELPNGKVIDDFFIIVRPDIALVFPVTPNREVVFVRQYRHATNEIMLELPAGGFDPETESAETAARRELQEETGYVADRMIKLATLYDNPIKDTNKIHLFLTENVTYSGKRNLDITEDIEVELVPISEVMEKVYRGEINVTGTTTALFMGLHFLGHLRAEG
- a CDS encoding N-acetylmuramoyl-L-alanine amidase, with protein sequence MRKVLGLVALATVVSYPALAAKSLYVAFPPANYQTASDRIFFLGTAPAGGSVLVNGKVIQRSPTGHFAPSLPLRLGNNIFTFRYGGQVRQIRVTRVSSQPSRPVGLAFGKDSLKPGVDVAKLSGELICFSAIAPPNATVSVKLGNQTIPLVPQSPVAEVPSNYAALTGQYQTNPRSFNGQYQGCAKANAAGKLGRPQFQLSINGKSTTQMAQGNIEILSPTQLEIAEVIVDSAITRTGAGTDYSRLTPLPKGTQATVTGREGKWLRLDYGGWIEDKEVRIIPAAAPPTSIIRTLRTRQVPGATEVIFPLQVPVPVSVQQGSSTLAVTLYNTTAQTDIIRFDDDPIVARLDWQQVAPSQVQYTFNLKSQQQWGYQMRYESSNLVLTLRHSPNRTKESQKSLSGIKILLDPGHGGAEPGAAGPNGYLEKNVNLTISKLIKDRLVAQGATVYMTREDDRELSLQDRVAIIDKLQPAIAISIHHNSLPDNGDAENTKGFSTFWYHPQAHSLAMFIQNYVVQKLGRPEYGVFWNNLALTRPATAPSILLELGFMSNPNEFELVMNPQEQQKMADAIADGITEWLRISH
- a CDS encoding pyridoxamine 5'-phosphate oxidase family protein, with product MAKFYSELNEELRRFIEQQKIFFTATAPKSGRINLSPKGRDTFRCIDNKTAAYLDLTGSGNETAAHLNSYPDIGNEDNARMTVMFCSFDEKPLILRLYGRGRVIGPRHQEWDKFYSLFEPTPGERQIIVLDIESVQTSCGFGVPIYELKEERRTLVDWAEKKGKEGIVAYWREKNQKSIDGLPTKIFGD
- a CDS encoding CTP synthase, coding for MTKFVFVTGGVVSSIGKGIVAASLGRLLKSRDYSVSILKLDPYINVDPGTMSPYQHGEVFVTEDGAETDLDLGHYERFTDTSMSRLNSVTTGSIYQAVINKERRGDYMGGTVQVIPHITNEIKERIQRVAKNTNPDVVITEIGGTVGDIESLPFMEAIRQLRKDVGRQNVLYVHVTLVPWIASAGEMKTKPTQHSVKELRSIGIQPDILVCRCDRPLPSGIKDKLSEFCDVPVECVIAAQDANSIYEVPLMMEREGLAQQALEILQLEQRQPDLSQWQTLVERLYSPTNRIEIAIVGKYVRLSDAYLSMIEALRHGAIALSLDLNLRWVSAEDIEANGAENYLEGVNGIVVPGGFGSRGVDGKIAAVKYARENHIPFLGLCLGMQCSVVEWARHIAGLQDANSAEFAPNTANPVINLLPEQQDVVDLGGTMRLGLYACRLAPNTLAYRLYQQEVIYERHRHRYEFNNAYRNLFLESGYAISGTSPDGRLVEIIELPNHPFFIATQFHPEFQSRPSTPHPLFKGFIQAALAKLWDGKEPPLAVASAVKEQVIANQEPTPSLNASVIS
- a CDS encoding ROK family protein, producing the protein MPQVMGIDLGGTAIKLGRFLEDGTCLQSITVPTPQPATPEAVVEAIADAILACGGSQAKAIGLGTPGPADAAGRIAKIAINLSGWKDVPLADWLEAKTGLPTIIANDANCAGLGEAWLGAGRRFPNLILLTLGTGVGGAIILDGKLFTGHQGAAGELGLIALYPDGPECNSGNRGSLEQHVSIQAIRRRTGLEPEELGQRALAGDRFALEFWESYGRDLGIGLASLIYILTPEAIVIGGGISASAEFFFPAAMAEIERRVLPSSRSGLQLLPAELGNQAGMVGAAKLALG